TACTTCAACGTGGGCATCGTTGGCCACCCCGGGGACTACACCTCGGCACAGCTCCCACTGAGCGGCACCTCACTCAGCTACGAGGGCAGCACCGGCGAAGTGCTGAGCCTGAGCACCACGTTCGGCTACCGCGTCGAGACGAACAAGATGACCGGCGTCTCTGGCGGCGGCTGGTTCGAAGTCAACAACCTGAACATCGATTTTCAACATCAACGCATCGAAGGCACCATCCAGGGCCAGACCGACAGCGGCATCAGCGTGTCCTACGCTGGCGTCTTGTTCAATCTCCCGTCGATGACCTACAACCCGACCGAGTGGGCTCAGGGACAGTTCAACATCCAGCTGTCTGAGCTGGCGCTGAGTGGTGACGCCCTCAATGCAATGACCTCGTCCCTGGATGCCCTGGCCTTGCTCAAAGCCGGGTTTGCCGCCACCGCGTCGAACTACGGGTCGCTGAACGTCTGGATCACCGACAGCACACTTGACGCGCCACCGTTCGCATTCTCGCCACCCTCGATGGCGATGGCCGTCCCTGAGCCCAGCAGCTGGGCCCTGTTGGCTGCAGGCCTGGTTGGCGTGGCGCTCAGCGCCCGCCGCAAGCTCGCTCAATCAGCTCGCTGAATCGATCAGCGCACGCACGCAAGGCCCGCCTCACCACGTCGCGGGCCTTACCTCACTGCACAAACCCGATCGGCGTGCGGCGCTGCCCCTGCTCCGGCAGGTCACGCACCTCCAGCGCGCCGCGCCCATCCAGCTTGGCATTGCCAAAGGCCACCATGAGGGCGCGTCGCATCTCGCGCGGCGCCAGGCTGCCCAGCGCCTCCAGCACCGCCTCACCGGGCTCTTCGTCAAAGCGTTGGCCCCAAGCGTGGTCGGCGCGAATGCCCCGGTACAACTTGGCCGCGATCTTGCGCGCGGCCTCGGCGTCGGGCATCTCGATCTCGAACACATTCATGCGGTTGAGGATGGGGTCAGGGATGCCGCGTGCGTCGTTGGCCGTGGCCACCCAGATCACCTGGCTGGCGTCGATGGGCACTTCGGCAAACTCGTCGGTGAAGTTGCCGGCCGTGTCGTGCTCCAGCAGGCTGTAGAGCGACCCCAGCGGGTCGTAGCTGTGCTCGCCGCTGCTTTTGTCGATCTCATCGACCACCATCACCGGGTTGGCGTACTGCCCATCCACCAGGGTCTCGAACACCTTGCCTGGGCGGGCGCCCTTCCACTGGCTGGAGGCGCCCGACAAGATCCATCCGGCGGTCATGGCGCTCATCGACAAAAAGCCATGCCCCGTGCCCAGCAGGCGGGCCACCTCGCGCGCAAAGTGGGTCTTGCCCACCCCGGGCGGGCCCAGCAACAGCATCGGCGTGATCTCCAGCGCGTCGCTGCTGTCGGTGCACAGCGCCAGTTGGCGCTTGAGATCGTCCAGCACCTCGTGGAAGTTAGGCAGCTCGTCGTAGAGGTGCTCCATGGCCGGCAGGCCCGAGGGCTTGACCTGGAAGCGCTCGGGCCCCTTCTCGAGCATGCGCTCGTAGGTGGCGCGCAGCGATTCGTGCTCGCGAGGGGGCAGTTTGCCCAGGCGTTTCTCCACCGCATCCAAGCTGTAGACATGCCGCATGTGGGCAATCGGAATGCGCCCTTGGAAGTCGTCCCGTTGCACGGGAACGAGATCGGTACAGCTGCTCATATCAGCCCTCCAGACAACCACGCTTGGTATGGATGATTGCAACAAAGCCTGCCCGGGTGCGAGCCCTTGAACAGGGGGGACGAAATCCTGTTTATCACCAACTGAGTCCACAGTCATTGGCGCTGACGCCCGGGCCATGGCCTGGTCCGTGAATAATGCCGTCAATGGAAGTTCACGATCAGCGAGCGGCTGCCCCCTCCTTGTCAGATCAGCATGCCCCACGATGGTTGCATCGCGGCACCTGGCTATTGATGTCGCTGATCGCCAGCCTCTGGCTGATCGGGGCGCTCATGCCCTCCCCGCCGTCCAGCCCCAGCATTCAGTGGGGACACATCAGCAGGACCTGGCTGAGCGACACGCCCAACGCCAAGGCAGGGCACACTGAAATCATCTCCTTGCCAGACCAGTGGACCGATCACGGACACCCCCAGTGGGGTGCGGCGAGGTACTCGGTGTCTTTCACATGGACACCTGCCGATGCTGATGAAACGCAAACGCTGTGGGCACTGCGGTTTCAGGACGTCAGTCACGAGCACCGCCTGTGGCTCAACGGGCACCTGCTGTCAGACAACACCACTGCACGCCAAGAGGGTGACGGGATGAGCACCCAGTTGATCGCTGTGCCACCCACGCTGCTGCACAAAGGACAGAACCAGTTGGTGCTAGAGGTTTGGCACCACATCCAGGGTGGGCTGAGCGCTCCGAGCCTGGCGCCCAAAAGCGCCATGTGGACCACTCACCTGTGGCAAGAGGTGTTTCACCGGCATGCACTGCTGGCGGTCAACCTGGCCAGTTTTGCATTTTCGACGTTCGTCTTGTTTCTATGGTGGGTGCGGCGGCAAGAGGTGGCCGCCGGCCTGTTCGGCCTGCTCATCGGTGTGGCCTTTGCGCGCAACGTCAGCCACTTTGTCATTGAAGACATCGGGCTGCCACTGGCACTCAGCTCTTGGCTCTATTTCATGGCGCACACGGCCACCGCGGTGACGCAGGGATGGCTGGTGATGCACATCACCAACCGCCACCCCCTGTGGCTGCGTCGCACACTGATCGCGGTCAGCGTGGGGGCCCCTGTGGTGTCTCTGCTGGCCTTGCCCTGGGACCCCGCCTTGGTTGAGACCAGAAACGTGCTGCAGCCCATCCTGATTGGCTTGATGTTGCCCACCCTGTGGCTGCTGTGGCAATCGCGTCGGCAGTTTCGGATGGAGCCTTTACTGCTGGGCTTGATGATCGGTGCAGCGATCATCCTGATCAGTGGGGTCCATGACTTTGTAACGCTTCGCATGGAAGGCGACATCAGCAGCAGGAACTGGCTGATCTGGGGCATACCAACGATCATGCCTGCCTTCTCGGCCATGCTGCTGGCCAGGGTGGTGCAAGCCTTCAACCAACTCGAACACATCAACCAGTCGCTCGAGCAGCAAGTGACCGAACGCACACGTGAGCTGGAACAGGCCAACCTGGCCAAGAGCCGGTTTCTGGCGGCGGCCAGCCACGACCTGCGGCAACCGGTGGCGGCCATTGGCCTGATGACCGAGTTGCTGACGCAACGGGTACAGACCCCCGAGCAACAAGGCTTGACCCAGCGGCTGTCGGAGGCGGTGATCTCCATGGAGAACCAGCTCAAGGGCCTGCTGGACCTGTCCAGGCTGGACGCCGGCGACATCGTGGCCCGCCCGCAAAGGGTGTGCCTGTCAACGCTGTGCCAGAGCATCCTCAGCCACGAGCAACTCAACGCACGTGACAAAGGCCTGCGGCTGCGCGCTCACGCGCCCAAGCACCTGCAAGCCTGGGCAGACCCGGTTTTGCTGGAACAGGTGCTGCGCAACCTGGTGGGCAACGCCGTGCGGCACACGCGCTGCGGCGGCGTGCTGGTGGGGGTGAGGACGCAGGGCAACAGGCTGCGCGTGGAGGTCTGGGACACCGGACCAGGCATCGCGGTGGACGACCAGCGACGGGTCTTTGACGAGTTCGTGCAACTGGGCACCGGGTCAGGCCACAGCCAGGGCCTGGGCCTGGGCCTGGCGATCGCGCGCCGGGCCGCCATCCTGCTGGGTACCCGATTGTCTTTGCGCTCCAGGCCTGGCCGTGGCAGCTGCTTCAGCTTGGACGTGCCACGAGACCTGGGCGTCCGCACACCACGCTCGGCGCTGCCGCGCACCTCGGCATCTGAGGCGCCATCTGACGCACCCTCTGACACACCCACGGCACCATCGTCGGCCCAGCCCGCATCAGGGCGTCGCGTGCTGCTGGTGGAAGACGAAGCCCCCTTGCGTCAGGCCTTGGCCCTGCTGTTCCAGGACTGGGGCTGGCAGGTGGATGCCTGCGCGAGCCTGAGCGAACTGAAGCAACAGGCGCAGGGCCCGTGGCAGCTGCTGGTCAGCGACCACCGGCTGCCTGATGGCTTTGGCGGCGATGTGCTGCGATGGGCCCGACGGCAGCAGCCTGACTTGCCCGCCTTGGTGATCACGGGAGACACCGCGCCCGAGCAATTGCGCGAGCTCGCCGCCCTGAATGTGCCGGTGTTGCACAAGCCGTTCAGGCCTGAAAAAATAAGGGCCATGGTCGAGGAGACCATGGCCCTGAGGACGTGATGACAGCGTTGATGAAACGTGCACGAACTGTAAACCGTGCAAAGTGCGCCAACCATCGTCCGTTTGGCCGAATGCCTGCGCCCATCGCGAGCGCCCATGCAGAGGCGCTCAGGCGCCGCCGATCAGGTCGTCACCCGGTGACATGGGCAAACGCACCCCACGGCGCGCCACCGCCACCACCGCCTGCGTGCGGTTGTTGACGCCCAGCTTGCGGAAAATGGCCGCCAGGTGGGTCTTGACGGTCGACTCCGTCAGGTTGAGCACCCGGCAGATGTCCTTGTTGGGCCGGCCATCCACCAGCAAACGCAGGACGTCCAGCTGCCGCGCCGACAGGCCGAGGTCCGACTCGGTGCGATCGTCACCCGCGCCCAGTCCCACCATCCCGGCGTCATGGGCCGCTCGGGTCACGGCGGGCAGGTACACCCCGCCAGACAGCACGGTCTGCACGGCGTCGCACATGTCCGCCGATCGCGCCGTCTTGGAGATGAAGCCC
This genomic window from Aquabacterium sp. A3 contains:
- a CDS encoding ATP-binding response regulator, whose product is MEVHDQRAAAPSLSDQHAPRWLHRGTWLLMSLIASLWLIGALMPSPPSSPSIQWGHISRTWLSDTPNAKAGHTEIISLPDQWTDHGHPQWGAARYSVSFTWTPADADETQTLWALRFQDVSHEHRLWLNGHLLSDNTTARQEGDGMSTQLIAVPPTLLHKGQNQLVLEVWHHIQGGLSAPSLAPKSAMWTTHLWQEVFHRHALLAVNLASFAFSTFVLFLWWVRRQEVAAGLFGLLIGVAFARNVSHFVIEDIGLPLALSSWLYFMAHTATAVTQGWLVMHITNRHPLWLRRTLIAVSVGAPVVSLLALPWDPALVETRNVLQPILIGLMLPTLWLLWQSRRQFRMEPLLLGLMIGAAIILISGVHDFVTLRMEGDISSRNWLIWGIPTIMPAFSAMLLARVVQAFNQLEHINQSLEQQVTERTRELEQANLAKSRFLAAASHDLRQPVAAIGLMTELLTQRVQTPEQQGLTQRLSEAVISMENQLKGLLDLSRLDAGDIVARPQRVCLSTLCQSILSHEQLNARDKGLRLRAHAPKHLQAWADPVLLEQVLRNLVGNAVRHTRCGGVLVGVRTQGNRLRVEVWDTGPGIAVDDQRRVFDEFVQLGTGSGHSQGLGLGLAIARRAAILLGTRLSLRSRPGRGSCFSLDVPRDLGVRTPRSALPRTSASEAPSDAPSDTPTAPSSAQPASGRRVLLVEDEAPLRQALALLFQDWGWQVDACASLSELKQQAQGPWQLLVSDHRLPDGFGGDVLRWARRQQPDLPALVITGDTAPEQLRELAALNVPVLHKPFRPEKIRAMVEETMALRT
- a CDS encoding response regulator transcription factor, translating into MKLLLVDDHGLFREGLSLLIQQQMTLQDKRLPLCHVLEAGSMREAVDTAHRHPDLGLVFLDLGLPDGQGLDTLAQWRQWLPQVPVVILSADDRHDTVMAAIEAGASGFISKTARSADMCDAVQTVLSGGVYLPAVTRAAHDAGMVGLGAGDDRTESDLGLSARQLDVLRLLVDGRPNKDICRVLNLTESTVKTHLAAIFRKLGVNNRTQAVVAVARRGVRLPMSPGDDLIGGA
- a CDS encoding AAA family ATPase: MSSCTDLVPVQRDDFQGRIPIAHMRHVYSLDAVEKRLGKLPPREHESLRATYERMLEKGPERFQVKPSGLPAMEHLYDELPNFHEVLDDLKRQLALCTDSSDALEITPMLLLGPPGVGKTHFAREVARLLGTGHGFLSMSAMTAGWILSGASSQWKGARPGKVFETLVDGQYANPVMVVDEIDKSSGEHSYDPLGSLYSLLEHDTAGNFTDEFAEVPIDASQVIWVATANDARGIPDPILNRMNVFEIEMPDAEAARKIAAKLYRGIRADHAWGQRFDEEPGEAVLEALGSLAPREMRRALMVAFGNAKLDGRGALEVRDLPEQGQRRTPIGFVQ
- a CDS encoding PEP-CTERM sorting domain-containing protein — its product is MRTSHSLMAAAIAFASTSSAWSATETIDLSSGLSPIVAGATLTLSDNTLSSFDIAAATLTAVPPYFNVGIVGHPGDYTSAQLPLSGTSLSYEGSTGEVLSLSTTFGYRVETNKMTGVSGGGWFEVNNLNIDFQHQRIEGTIQGQTDSGISVSYAGVLFNLPSMTYNPTEWAQGQFNIQLSELALSGDALNAMTSSLDALALLKAGFAATASNYGSLNVWITDSTLDAPPFAFSPPSMAMAVPEPSSWALLAAGLVGVALSARRKLAQSAR